Proteins from a genomic interval of Paenibacillus sp. FSL R5-0623:
- the bacA gene encoding undecaprenyl-diphosphate phosphatase, producing MGSGGKLVDIIIGLILGIVEGLTEFAPVSSTGHLILVGHLLGFEGTVRASTFEIVIQLGSILAVAFLFWKRILSILGIHVGEDRKATKSTEKLTLIHIIIGVIPFGVGGVFFYDYIKEVLFSAQTVVVTLILGGILMIAAEIFKPKKPAAETLDQVTYRQALIVGLFQCFALVPGFSRMGATLSGGLLAGMSHKTASEFTFIMALPIMFGASLKDLYESWDYLSVDDLPLFITGFVTAFIVAMIAVKFFLKLINRIKLIPFAIYRFVLAAAFWIFLLN from the coding sequence ATTGGATCTGGAGGAAAATTAGTGGATATTATTATCGGGCTTATACTAGGTATAGTGGAAGGACTTACGGAGTTCGCCCCAGTGTCATCTACAGGTCATTTGATTTTGGTGGGACATTTGCTAGGTTTCGAGGGTACTGTGCGTGCTTCGACATTTGAGATTGTAATCCAACTCGGTTCAATCCTGGCTGTGGCTTTTCTGTTCTGGAAACGAATTCTCAGCATCCTCGGTATTCATGTTGGAGAAGATCGGAAAGCGACTAAGTCTACGGAAAAATTAACACTTATTCATATCATTATTGGTGTTATCCCTTTTGGTGTTGGGGGCGTATTTTTTTACGATTACATAAAAGAGGTTTTGTTCAGTGCTCAAACGGTTGTTGTAACGTTAATCCTTGGCGGGATTCTGATGATTGCAGCCGAAATATTCAAACCAAAAAAGCCGGCTGCAGAAACATTGGATCAAGTCACTTACCGGCAGGCTTTAATCGTAGGTCTGTTCCAGTGCTTTGCACTTGTTCCCGGTTTTTCGAGAATGGGTGCTACGCTATCGGGAGGTTTGCTAGCAGGCATGAGCCACAAAACAGCCTCGGAATTTACGTTTATAATGGCACTTCCTATTATGTTCGGTGCTTCACTGAAGGATTTATACGAGAGCTGGGATTATCTGTCGGTTGATGATCTTCCCTTATTTATTACGGGGTTTGTGACTGCTTTTATTGTAGCCATGATTGCAGTTAAATTTTTCCTGAAGTTGATTAACCGGATTAAACTGATTCCTTTTGCAATCTATCGTTTTGTATTGGCAGCCGCTTTTTGGATCTTTTTGCTAAACTAG